Proteins co-encoded in one Gemmatimonadaceae bacterium genomic window:
- a CDS encoding HAMP domain-containing histidine kinase, whose amino-acid sequence MGARRVAPVLFLAIGVVALLVWWLVYTQRVVTDLRREAARSSQMYARVYQALSQEGDDGTAALLDLSRYIRQAGVPVIVTNADGAPTATVNLPFEAAVESPRVREYVRVLDRANVPISQPGVGTVHFGDTPLVEGLRVVPIITVVTLGLFLLAGTYAIVTRGRAERERVFAGMAREAAHQLGTPLTALAGWVELLDERKGDSDTTMQTAVGHMRGDLDRLERVAHRFERIGRPAQRDAVDVREIVFRVAAYFRARVPTLTHTVAISATLPDDPLRVEGDAVLLEWALESLVRNAIDALAGRGGRVDLAVEPLPEGGARVLVADDGPGVPRELRTEIFKAGFTTKPRGWGIGLALARRIIMDNHGGRLTLLPTDRGATFEIMLER is encoded by the coding sequence ATGGGCGCGCGGCGCGTGGCGCCGGTGCTCTTCCTGGCCATCGGCGTCGTCGCGCTGCTGGTGTGGTGGCTGGTGTACACGCAGCGGGTGGTCACCGACCTGCGGCGCGAGGCGGCCCGTTCGAGCCAGATGTACGCGCGCGTCTACCAGGCGCTGAGCCAGGAAGGTGACGACGGCACCGCCGCGCTCCTCGACCTCTCGCGCTACATCCGGCAGGCCGGTGTGCCCGTCATCGTCACGAACGCCGATGGTGCGCCGACGGCCACCGTGAACCTGCCGTTCGAGGCCGCCGTCGAGTCGCCGAGGGTGCGCGAGTACGTGCGCGTGCTCGACCGCGCGAACGTGCCGATCAGCCAGCCGGGCGTGGGCACGGTGCACTTCGGCGACACGCCGCTGGTCGAGGGGCTGCGCGTGGTCCCGATCATCACGGTCGTGACACTGGGGTTGTTCCTGCTCGCCGGGACCTACGCCATCGTCACGCGCGGGCGTGCCGAGCGCGAGCGCGTCTTCGCCGGCATGGCCCGCGAGGCGGCGCACCAGCTCGGGACGCCGCTCACGGCGCTGGCCGGCTGGGTCGAGCTGCTCGACGAGCGCAAGGGCGACAGCGACACCACGATGCAGACCGCGGTCGGGCACATGCGCGGGGATCTCGACCGCCTCGAGCGGGTGGCGCACCGGTTCGAGCGCATCGGCCGGCCGGCGCAGCGCGACGCGGTGGACGTGCGTGAGATCGTCTTCCGCGTGGCCGCCTACTTCCGCGCCCGAGTCCCCACGCTCACGCACACGGTCGCCATCAGTGCCACGCTGCCCGATGACCCGCTGCGCGTGGAGGGGGACGCAGTGCTGCTGGAGTGGGCACTCGAGTCCCTCGTCCGCAATGCGATCGACGCCCTCGCGGGTCGTGGCGGGCGCGTGGACCTGGCCGTGGAGCCGCTGCCGGAGGGTGGGGCCCGGGTGCTCGTCGCGGACGACGGTCCCGGCGTGCCGCGTGAACTGCGCACCGAGATCTTCAAGGCCGGCTTCACCACCAAGCCGCGCGGGTGGGGCATCGGGCTCGCACTCGCGCGCCGTATCATCATGGACAACCACGGCGGCCGCCTCACGCTCCTGCCGACGG
- the serS gene encoding serine--tRNA ligase, whose product MHDLRLVREQMSLLRDGFARRGSLDVLGPILDRLDGLEKERRATINAVEERKQARNVITQEVARRKRAGEDAEAEMDESRRLGAEIARLEADLTATESTISGLMLELPNIPHESVPDGDETHNAVVRTWGTPREDATVRPHWDVAGELGLLDLARGAKISGSGFIVYRGAGARLVRSLINLMLDTHTTEHGYEETWVPLVVNRASMTGTGQLPKFEDDMYEVHGEEMFLIPTAEVPVTNLYRDELVDVADLPRALTAYSACFRKEAGAAGKDTRGLLRVHEFDKVEMVRYSTPESSDEQLELLTGHAEAILRKLELPYRVLLLAAGDTGFSSRKTYDLEVWAPGVAKWLEVSSCSNFGDFQARRMNIRYRPAAGEKPRFVHTLNGSGLALPRIIAALLEHGQQPDGSIAIPAALQPYLGTARLG is encoded by the coding sequence ATGCACGATCTCCGGCTGGTCCGCGAGCAGATGTCCCTGCTGCGCGACGGGTTCGCCCGTCGCGGCTCGCTCGATGTCCTCGGCCCCATCCTCGACCGCCTCGACGGGCTCGAGAAGGAGCGGCGCGCGACGATCAACGCCGTCGAGGAGCGCAAGCAGGCGCGCAACGTCATCACGCAGGAGGTGGCGCGCCGCAAGCGCGCCGGCGAGGACGCCGAGGCGGAGATGGACGAGAGCCGGCGGCTCGGCGCCGAGATCGCGCGGCTCGAGGCCGACCTGACCGCCACCGAGAGCACGATCTCGGGCCTGATGCTGGAGCTGCCGAACATCCCGCACGAGTCGGTGCCCGATGGCGACGAGACGCACAACGCGGTGGTGCGCACGTGGGGCACGCCGCGTGAGGACGCGACGGTGCGGCCGCACTGGGACGTCGCCGGCGAGCTGGGGTTGCTCGACCTCGCGCGCGGCGCGAAGATCAGCGGCTCGGGCTTCATCGTGTACCGCGGTGCCGGCGCACGGCTGGTGCGCTCGCTGATCAACCTCATGCTCGACACCCACACCACGGAGCATGGCTACGAGGAGACGTGGGTGCCGCTGGTCGTGAACCGGGCGTCGATGACGGGTACCGGGCAGCTGCCGAAGTTCGAGGACGACATGTACGAGGTGCACGGTGAGGAGATGTTCCTCATCCCCACCGCCGAGGTGCCGGTCACGAACCTCTACCGCGACGAGCTGGTCGACGTCGCCGATCTCCCGCGCGCGCTCACGGCCTACAGCGCGTGCTTCCGCAAGGAGGCGGGGGCCGCCGGCAAGGACACGCGCGGGCTCCTGCGCGTGCACGAGTTCGACAAGGTCGAGATGGTGCGCTACTCCACGCCCGAGTCCTCGGACGAGCAGCTCGAGCTGCTCACGGGTCACGCCGAGGCGATCCTGCGCAAGCTGGAGCTGCCGTACCGCGTGCTGCTGCTGGCCGCCGGCGACACCGGCTTCTCGAGCCGCAAGACGTATGACCTCGAGGTCTGGGCCCCCGGCGTGGCGAAGTGGCTCGAGGTCTCGAGCTGCTCGAACTTCGGCGACTTCCAGGCGCGGCGCATGAACATCCGGTACCGCCCGGCTGCCGGCGAGAAGCCGCGCTTCGTGCACACGCTCAACGGGTCGGGGCTGGCCCTGCCGCGCATCATCGCGGCGCTGCTCGAGCACGGGCAGCAGCCGGACGGCAGCATCGCCATCCCGGCGGCGCTGCAGCCGTATCTGGGCACCGCACGGCTGGGCTGA